One window of the Populus nigra chromosome 4, ddPopNigr1.1, whole genome shotgun sequence genome contains the following:
- the LOC133691107 gene encoding auxin-induced in root cultures protein 12 — translation MASLPFSALSLFFSLCVLLVLPTHSLACSTSQKFTNNKHYTNCTDLPALKSYLHYTYNSSNSSLSVAFIASPAKPDGWTGWGINLNGTGMAGAQVILALKSSKGAPEVKTYNIISYSDIREERLSFDVWDLSAETNATSGEFTIYASVKLPEKVESFNHIWQVGAAVNNGKPVKHEFAAENKDAKATLELTTAQKTGKSATTTTPAGGNSTGNGTTSSSSTTTTGGNSGSYRIKEMNVGFCFAVFVLLASFIVF, via the coding sequence ATGGCCTCCCTTCCCTTTTCTgccctctctctgtttttttccctcTGTGTTCTGCTAGTCTTGCCCACGCATTCACTAGCCTGCAGCACCTCACAAAAATTCACCAACAACAAGCATTACACTAACTGCACTGACCTACCTGCCCTCAAGTCATACCTCCACTACACCTACAACTCCTCCAATTCCTCACTCTCAGTCGCGTTCATCGCTTCTCCGGCCAAACCCGATGGCTGGACCGGTTGGGGCATCAACCTTAACGGCACCGGCATGGCTGGGGCCCAAGTCATTTTAGCTTTGAAATCCAGCAAAGGCGCACCAGAGGTAAAAACATACAACATCATATCATACAGTGACATCAGGGAGGAGAGACTGTCTTTTGATGTTTGGGATTTGAGTGCTGAGACCAATGCAACAAGTGGTGAGTTTACCATCTATGCATCGGTTAAGTTGCCTGAAAAGGTTGAGTCTTTTAATCATATTTGGCAAGTGGGTGCTGCTGTGAATAATGGGAAGCCTGTCAAGCATGAATTTGCAGCAGAGAACAAGGATGCTAAAGCAACTTTGGAGTTGACTACTGCTCAGAAAACTGGTAAGTCTGCTACCACCACCACCCCAGCTGGTGGCAATTCAACAGGCAATGGTACTACTAGTTCTTCAAGTACCACCACTACTGGTGGCAATAGTGGGAGTTACAGGATTAAGGAGATGAATGTGGGCTTCTGTTTTGCTGTGTTTGTTCTTCTTGCTAGTTTCATTGTTTTCTAG